tcactacatgtTTGGGTCTGCCAGGTCAGCCCAGCATCCTACCCCGCCATgtgatccaactcatcaccaggtggtaatcagttgacagctcagtgGACATGCAGACGCacgtctgatgatacgactacaaagtcgatcatagaactgcagcctagggtgtcctggtgccaggtgcacttatggacatccttgtTTGAACATGGTGGGTTTTTTATGGCCAAACTGTGGTTCGCGCAGAAGGTCAATAACATTACACCGCacaggttcagatcggggaggcatTCCTCCCAATCATGCTCCttcaggtcacactgtcattgcccacataggcgttgaagtctcccagtagaactacaCAGTCTCCATCAGGGATGCCGTCCAGCACCCTGCTGACAGACTGCAAGAAGGCTGGGTATTATGGGCTGCCGTTTGGTGCGTATGCATAAACAATAGTCAGAACCCTTTCTCCAACCCAAAAGCGTAGGGAGATGACCCTCTCATGATCCGGCGATGACTCCAGCTGgttattaataagcccacaccagcttggCGCCTCTCCCCTGCGGCAACCCCAGAGTGGAACAAGATCCAGCCCCTCTCAAAGAGTTTGGTCCAGAACCCAagctcgggctccttccccaacAGAAAAGTGACGTtacatgtcccaagaaccagatttggccaccCACTACACAAAGCACCACTGACCACCAGGCGCTTGCCTGGGAGCCCtacccccaggcctggctccaggttGACGGCCCGCTGTCCATAATTGGTGCGGTCCATCATTGTTTCTcaatgggtcttctgaatcGCTCTTTGTCTGAACTGTCACCTAGAACCTGTTTGCCTTGGAagaccctaccaggggtatATAGCCccggacaacatagctcctaggatcatttgGGCACTCAAACCCTTCCACCATgttaaggtggtgattcacagaCAGCCAACTGCATCAAAGTGCAGCCACATTTTTTTACTTACTTTAGTTACTGAGCCCAGGGAGACAATTTCCAATGTTACAATAATGAAAGCTGTATTTAGTGAAAAGGAAACAACTCACTGAGAAGTCATCGTCCTCCGCCCTGAGGTGATCGGCGATGTACTGAACTCCCTCAATGGCCCGTTGTACAGCCGGGGAGATGGATGGAATCACCAACTCTTGTTGGCTCCTTGCTTGTTTCGTGGACTCTGCCTTGAGGCAGTTTGTCTGcgtttgttgctttgtttggtcTACAGACCCCGTCCCTTTCTCTGGCCCTTCGTTGTGAAGGCAGCAGTAGCGGAAGCTTCCCGATCGACATCGCTGCTCTGCCTTCAGAGGAAACTCCCTCTGGTGGTCGCTCATTTGCTCTGTGCTGTGGGAGCGTCCGTTCGGGGAGAGTGTGTTGGCGTCTTCCTTGGAGAGGCCGCGAAGGGGCCCTAGAGGCAACGTTGGGGGTAAGGACAACTGAGAAGAAGACAAGTTGTGTACTCGTTGGAGACTGGAACACTGTTTGGTGGGCGACTGGGAAAAGATGTTTGCTTtaattggggtttttttctggAGAGGGGAGGAGGGGGGAGAAGGAGAACAGATGTGGATATTTGGGCTGTCGGATGGAGTCTTCGGCAGGCTTTTCTCCGCTTGCCTAATATGAGTGAACCCCATCTCTACACCCATCCAGAAGGTTTGGGAGTTGCCCGTCGCTGATATACTGGTGGGACGGTGCATCATTTCAATGAGCTTCTTGCAGTGCTGCTTGGCCGTACCGGGTGGTCTCTTCATGAACAGGACCCGGGGCACCATGTCCAAAAAGACCCTTCGCACCCAATGAGGCATTCCGTGGGTTTGTGGCGACCTGTGGTGTacgttcaaaacaaaaacagtgataATGATGGACAGTGTGACAAAGACCATGGTGAAAAGCAGGTATTCTCCAATGAGCGGAATCACCAGCGACGTGGACGGGATGATCTCTGTAATCAACAATAGAAAAACTGTGAGGGAGAGCAAAACCGAAATGCACAAGGTGATCTTCTCGCCACACTGCGATGGCAAATAAAACACCAGCACGGTCAAACAGGAGATAAGCAGGCAGGGGATGATCAGATTGATGGTGTAGAAGAGCGGCAGCCTTCGGATGATGAAGTAGTATGTGATGTCCGCGTAGATCTCCGTGCAGCACTCATACTTCTTGGTGTTGTACTTGCCCACCGCGTTCACGATCACCCACTCGCCGCTCTCCCAGTAGTCCATCTGATCCACGTCACTGGCCATGCTGATCAGGTCGATCTTGGCTCGGTCGTACGTCCACGAGCCGAACTTCATCTTGCAGCTCTGTTGGTCGAAGGGGAAAAAGGTGACGTCGATGCTGCACGAGGACTTGTAAATGGCTGGAGGCATCCACTTGATGCGCCCATCGTGGAACAGGTGAGCCTTGGTGAGGTGGGTCACTGCAAAGTCACCATCAGCGCTGCAGACGAGACACAAGATACAGCCATGACatgcctgtgttattatttttctgacaaatacacaacaCGATGACATGGTTTGACTTCCCATTCCAAAATAAgaacatttggtacacaccttcaggGGACTGATAAGCACCTGCAAGATCGtttaaaaaacatggccgccatcaagcgaAACATTTTTGCAGGCCCACAGGTGGGATCCTCGTTCTCCTCCGGTGTTGTTTTTTGCTACTTTCTTTTTCCGTCCTATGCATTCAATGTGACGTAGTTTTCGCAGTTTGCACTATTATTGCAAAACTCCTCCTTTGTTTGCAAGGAAAAAATACAGCTTTAGTTTTATGCAGATTTGTTTCCTGAAAAACTTCCTCAACTTTTATTCACGCAAAATGCTATTTATTTTCTCTCGCAAGATTACCTTTtcagaaaaaatatttattttttgccaaaatacaACTTCATTgtcacattttttgaaaaaaatatttgcactGGTAATACTACAACTCccctttttttcacaaaaaacacaaatttattCTCACAAGATTACAACATTCTTTCCCTCCAAAAAACATTGTACGACTTGTTCCCGTTaaacatttaaactttatttatttaactttatttaaacTCACAAGATTACGATTTTCTCaaagattaaacattttatcCAGAAAGAAATAAGATTtaattgtacaactttttttctcttaaatttgcACTTTTCTGAAAAACTATGACCTTTTCTGTAAAactgttgactttattcatgtaacttcatgcaacaacttttttctcacaagATGGAAACACACAATCCCTGTAGTGACCACTAATCGGACAAGATGAAAGCAGAAGATTCTCTCAAGGTTACAGTTGTTTCCAGCAAAAATCTGACGTAATGCTCGCAAATTAGGATTTTTTCCCCCGTAAAAAACaggttttatttttgcatgattaggactttttttccccaatgcaACTTTCTTCATGCAAGATTACCCTGTTTTTCATGCAAAAATATGAGGTCATTGCAAAAAACtcactttactcttgtaaaactttttttcttatttttattttttttttagatttattgcaaaattactttttttcttgaaaaattaaaCATTATTCTTCAATTTTTATTCTGTCTTTTTGTTCTAGCTACTTATAGTCTACTTTTCCATAATTCATCCAGTGTTTCCGttacatgtaatggatcgtggGGCAGTGCCACGGTAAAATATAAGCTGCAACACCTCgggaaatgatgtttttttaacatgaaaataatgttaaataatacattatatgaatatacatatacagtatgctatatcaggggtgcctaTTACAGCGATGGCGAAGGTAGTGTCGCGTGTCACCTACATCATaaccgtcactttgtagatgtcatacgacatcagtcagctgacattaagcatgacattaatgtcagctgacattaaaagTGGAGGACAGATGTCGGCAGCcacacacggataatgcaactttcatctttattattccagttatggataaactaactcggTGGTAAGATGCCTGTagctataacaaaagttatccgttcacctGTAGTGGCTACTTATgtagaaaaaagtcaattgtttcatggctgtGCTTCGCATCATGGACTCCACTCTAGAAATGTGTCATTTCTCTAACTTAGCTTGTTCAACTACAATTTGTAAACTACTattgaattggaaaatgtgcccattgctgaaagctttttaatatgttgtcttgacttcgcctgcattgtcttttgcataattctTTTAATTTCTCGTATAcgatatctgtaatgtttgaagcaaatgctaactggacgtaatacataaAGTGTATGTATAATGGACGCTACacagctattttcactgacacacTACACatctattgaggaattatgtgtacttatctttattgccacattGATTTGAATAGTAAATTACTGCAACTATAGCAACTATTTTGTTGACCtgcaaactttgaaactgtgaaatactaatcattactGTTTGGTATgaaagtttcaaagtttaccggttagattttaaatagatcattttgattgtgtgcacccctgctataaatgtacaatatacataaatactcatatttattaatatactaaatatatatattctctgtttatagtaggaggtagatctttgggacatggTCATGTTAAAAGTAGCCCACAGActaaaaaaagtgtgagcacccctgtgccaTATAGATACacgtatatttatatatatatatttatatttacatattgaccacaattagtttgaaataaaatatcaacataaaaacatttcactacgctttattttgaaaaaaacgaattacctgtctgccctgttggcacatGACAGATaaagagaggaagaaaaggcagagagaaaggtagttaaagttaattaatgcatttcttGTTCAAGAAAACGACCCTAACGTTGACAATATTATCGATcgtaaattaaatatttaaaataaatttgcTGCCACAGCGACACAGCAATGGCATGACACTGCGGCGCCAGTccacctcccatgcagcccaccaccacttCAAAAAATCCTTGGGCAAACCCTGCCTTCTATTTCCTGAGAAATACAACTTTATGATCGAAACCTTCCAACTTGCTTCCtgaaaatgcaactttattctttattcatatAAGCACCAGCTGCCTGAAAAGGCATGTCATAGACAGCAATTGCATCATCCCCTCAATCCCTTCTTTTTCAATATCCTCTTCTTCAAGACAATGAAATGAACCTCTGCTTTGCTGTACATGCTATACTACACCAATCCAACCCTTCCTATGAAATGAACCCCTGCTTTACATACTAcactgcatccatccattcgtGATGCACCTGAACTCAATTCATTACCACTCGCCTTGGCTCATCATGCCATGggcgccgccaggaattctggtccccatgaaaaaaaaaatatcacctGGGTCCCCCTTGGCAGCTGTTGTCACGACATCTCTAGGACCTTAACCGATCCAATAAAAGCTTGACATAACCCCAACTCTGAAGCCTTGAAAAAGTCTTGCTTCTTATGTTCAATGCTACCTTTGAAATATGCCTGTTGCATAGAGGCGTCTATGCAACAGGCTGCATACACGATGCAATTCACTATTTGATGCAAGAGAGTATAGCGGATTTAAAAAGGCCTCACTGTAATTTTTATTGTAAAACTCTATAATGGAAAATATTCCTTACGTTCATGAAAGACAAGACCAAAACAACGCACATACACATTCACTTTTCAACCAAAATAAATTAAGATAATCTCAAAATAATGGAAACAGCACATGCATAAATGTAGCTGCAtgccaacaaaaaaataaagttgaaatggaaaAGGGAATTCAGGATGGAATGAATTACAAGACACATCAGGTGATAACTAAATCTTTTGAGGTTTGAAATATGGTTATAACAAAGTGACAGCGGtgacaataaatgaaaaagtaGGTTGGTATTGTATGAATAAGACCAAAAACCTCCCGTAAATCCTAGCTTTTCCTGTCAAATAACAGctcaaatacatttaaagagTATATTATGGGCAGCATAACTCAACCAACGTACAAACAGCAATCGTGCAAAACCAGTGACAttgttttagtgcaacataactGTAACCAGGATTTTTTGGGGGTGTTTCAAACAGTGACACTACTTTAAACTCAGGAAACTCACGACATGTTCTGTTTCACAAGTAAATCAAGCGAGGAAATTCTTGCTAAACATTTATTTGCGCTGattaaatgttgaaaaaggaGGGAGATGTACACAAACTGACTGGGCGACCCACCTTTCTTGCTGGGTCACATATTGACACCCTTTCTTTTCCTTCGCTCCTTGCTTCTTTTGAAACCTGGACTTAAATTTTTACTTTGCTTTGTCAGTATTGTTTCAGTCTGCTTTGCCGCAATCGCAGACTGACAGAGCTGCTGCAGTCACGAAGCACGGTGAAGGCAGTCAGGAGTGGACCCACTGctgccaacttttcagtaaggaaagtagctattggctgtcctgggTGTCGCTGGAGGGcgtcatcatctaatttgcacatcatttgcatatgatgtaaaCTGTTGTACGAAAAAAGCTttacctcgtaggagagacaaaaaaagtgagtaaaaactgctaaattacatttagaactacaaataaacttgattattggtttgttaatttaaaattggccatcatttcatcaaaataaaataactttaatattttatcttggccAGCGCCTTTCAAAGTTGTCCCATCACATGTTGTCAATtgagaactttttaaaattagcacaaTTGAACGGTGAATAACAGATAATACTGCatttattctatggctcacattaacatATGTTAATGTCATATATGTAATAATTTTtgtatgtataatataataatatatgtaaaaCCAACTAAGcttcacaataaatatagcaatacAGTAAGCTTGTCAATTACTTGCATTTACCCGAATAATTGTAAGATAGTCCACTTAATTTTACTAATAAAGAATAGCAGAGCCAGGCCGCTGCCCAGCCGTCCGACTTTGTGTCCCACACCTGCGGCAGAGACTGTCAAGCCAGAATCGGACTGCTGAGGCACACCAGACGCTGCTCTCAACAAGACTGATTATTGACCAACCGGGGCGCTAACATTTTCTCTCCAGACAGAAGGATGCCTGGAGGAAGAACTGTTTTATGTCTGtgaaactatcattgtaaaactaaaaatgtgttttgtgtttacatttttgaaggtcaaatgctgatgacatcatagacaggcaatGTAACGTTCAgctctggttgccattttgttcgctagTTAATAGGATGCTAACCAAAAAGGaagttttctgaaaaaaaaattaagaatacagacggactcatgcagtgtattaataacgcggCAAGATGCACACCATATTGCATGCTAACtggaggcaaaattgtggcgtgcatttttgctgttaacCAACAAACACACTAACCGTGGTGGAAGCTTCCACTGTAGTTATTTCAGCTAGTTTGTTGTGGTAGATGTGGAGATGTTCGTGGAGTTTTTGTTCTTAATTTCAGAGAAGCAACATGATGTTGGCTTTACGACAGACAACGCATCCAAACCCAAAACTGAGCATATTTTAGCCGTAGTGTTCCTTTTGAGTCTTCTTTAAAGTATGCGCATGTCTTGTGCTATTAGTTTCATAGTCCAGAGGCCATTTAATCAGCTGAGAGCACAATACGCTTTGTTTGAATGACAAGTCGATTTGGTAATTGTACCCAGCAAATCTTGT
Above is a genomic segment from Dunckerocampus dactyliophorus isolate RoL2022-P2 chromosome 1, RoL_Ddac_1.1, whole genome shotgun sequence containing:
- the LOC129177407 gene encoding neuronal acetylcholine receptor subunit alpha-2-like, whose protein sequence is MATSHCLTRTMDVNKCLCLLLFTLCTRATLFMAENHPSQRDMCCYAGLRAHAEEKLLQDLFVRYNKLSRPVENSSDTVLVHFGLSIAQLIDVDEKNQMMTTNVWVKQEWNDYKLRWNPEEYDNVTSIRIPSEIIWRPDIVLYNNADGDFAVTHLTKAHLFHDGRIKWMPPAIYKSSCSIDVTFFPFDQQSCKMKFGSWTYDRAKIDLISMASDVDQMDYWESGEWVIVNAVGKYNTKKYECCTEIYADITYYFIIRRLPLFYTINLIIPCLLISCLTVLVFYLPSQCGEKITLCISVLLSLTVFLLLITEIIPSTSLVIPLIGEYLLFTMVFVTLSIIITVFVLNVHHRSPQTHGMPHWVRRVFLDMVPRVLFMKRPPGTAKQHCKKLIEMMHRPTSISATGNSQTFWMGVEMGFTHIRQAEKSLPKTPSDSPNIHICSPSPPSSPLQKKTPIKANIFSQSPTKQCSSLQRVHNLSSSQLSLPPTLPLGPLRGLSKEDANTLSPNGRSHSTEQMSDHQREFPLKAEQRCRSGSFRYCCLHNEGPEKGTGSVDQTKQQTQTNCLKAESTKQARSQQELVIPSISPAVQRAIEGVQYIADHLRAEDDDFSVKEDWKYVAMVIDRIFLWMFVLVCILGSVGLFLPPWLAGMI